AAAGAACTTCAAGATCGCATCACTGAGATTCGTCAAAGACGGCGTCTCATCAATGACCATCAAACTCCCGGCTGCAAGGACGAGTAACCCAAGACCTGATAAAATCCACCCTGGATGTTTGACTGTATCCTCTGAGTCCGTGTTTTCTTTACCCGTTCGCGCATTTGCCGCTTGTTCCTTCAAGCGATCACGACGGTATTGATGCTGTTCCTCTTTCGACCACTTCTTATATTCCGCGAGGAACTTCTTATACTCCGGCAAGACATCCTTCGTCGTTCCGTCGAGGCGGACTTGACCGTACTCGAGCCAAACGACTCGCTCACAGAAGCTCTTGATTTGTGAGAGCGAGTGACTGACGAAGATGATGGTCTTGCCTTCTTCCTTGAATTCGTTCATCTTATCGATACAGCGGTTATAGAAGGTTTGGTCCCCGACCGATAACGCTTCATCGACGATCAGGATGTCGGCGTCAACGTTGACGGCGATTGCGAAGCCAAGACGCGACTTCATCCCACTTGAGTACTTCTTGATCGGCTGATCGATGAAGTCACCGATATCCGCGAAATCAATGATTCCAGGCATTCGACGTTCGATTTCCGCATCGTCCATCCCGAGCATGAGACACTTCAAGCGAATGTTCTCCCGTCCTGTCAGGACGTTCTTCAATCCTTGTGAGACGGCGATGATCGCAACTTCACCGTTAATCGCGACGTCTCCTTCGTTTGCATAGATGATACCTGAAATCAAGTTCGATAACGTCGATTTACCAGAACCATTGATTCCGACGAGTCCGACGACTTCACCTGAGCCGATTTCGAGCGAGACATCCCGTAGTGCAGTGAATGTTTTAACGCTCTTGCTTTGATTCTTGAACAAGAGCTTGAATTTTTCTTTCGTAGTCGTGACCATGTCGAAGCGTTTCGTGACATGGTCGAGTTTAATCATAGACATGGCGATTTCCTTCCCTTAAACGAGCTCTGTGAATGATTTACGGAACTTGATGTGCAAGAATGTTCCCGCTGTGAACAAGAGGAGCGTCACACTCCAGAAGTACAGACCGGTCGGCCACTCTTGCCAGACCCAATGTCCTCCGAGCAAGCTTGCTCGGTATCCCTCGACGAGATAAAAGACAGGATTCAAACGGAGGATACCATGTAAAGCATCTGGGAACCGTTCGATGTTCCAAAGGATCGGTGTCATATAGAAGAGCATCCGCATCATCGATTGTAAGAAGAGCTGGATGTCCTTAACGAGTGTGATAAGTGTTGAAAAACAAAGTGAGAACGCATAGACGAAAATGTACGTCGCGATCATATAATACGGCAACTGAAGTAGTTTCCATGTAATCGGGATGCCATTTGCAATGATGACGATGAAGACGATCAAGAGCATCGCAAAATGTTGATACATGCGTGATAAGATGACATACGACGGAATCGCACTCATCGGGAAACGCATCTTCG
This region of Exiguobacterium acetylicum DSM 20416 genomic DNA includes:
- a CDS encoding ABC transporter permease, encoding MIRRLARYEIKSAHAEQRLGLLWELLNPGLQIFIYWFVFGVGLRGNKNVDGDIPFIVWLLCGIVVWFFINDALLRGSNSINSRLAMVTKMRFPMSAIPSYVILSRMYQHFAMLLIVFIVIIANGIPITWKLLQLPYYMIATYIFVYAFSLCFSTLITLVKDIQLFLQSMMRMLFYMTPILWNIERFPDALHGILRLNPVFYLVEGYRASLLGGHWVWQEWPTGLYFWSVTLLLFTAGTFLHIKFRKSFTELV
- a CDS encoding ABC transporter ATP-binding protein gives rise to the protein MSMIKLDHVTKRFDMVTTTKEKFKLLFKNQSKSVKTFTALRDVSLEIGSGEVVGLVGINGSGKSTLSNLISGIIYANEGDVAINGEVAIIAVSQGLKNVLTGRENIRLKCLMLGMDDAEIERRMPGIIDFADIGDFIDQPIKKYSSGMKSRLGFAIAVNVDADILIVDEALSVGDQTFYNRCIDKMNEFKEEGKTIIFVSHSLSQIKSFCERVVWLEYGQVRLDGTTKDVLPEYKKFLAEYKKWSKEEQHQYRRDRLKEQAANARTGKENTDSEDTVKHPGWILSGLGLLVLAAGSLMVIDETPSLTNLSDAILKFF